A genomic region of Dreissena polymorpha isolate Duluth1 chromosome 4, UMN_Dpol_1.0, whole genome shotgun sequence contains the following coding sequences:
- the LOC127880220 gene encoding leucine-rich repeat-containing protein 24-like: MAHSIGILIVFLFLSAINAVAIMLNFECTTSSADAIVGVANCSRQHLAHVPANLPHNIRVLDLSNNQITQLQDNAFVKYELLEMLHLHNNSLSRLETRVFNRLRSVMYLDLSYNNIAEIPSQAFRDLKSLLTLSLLGNKIVTIHWDAFGGITKLTNLFLSGNHIQSIHPNAFTGLRNLQYLELQNNALSQLNGSSLESFQTNLKEIKLFNNPWFCDCNLRWLIQWLKNSSETDIQRLRWKFGSEEPMCNGPSIIDQRLFSSLTGEWFLCPIRMYSKARNQETLAGGEVELFCKYSADPRVDIQWLRNGQPLDLSQKQKYKVDYEGTIMTTSRLYIFDFGYGDIGEYECYAENKLGRAFDSCLVTIQGVDPSIALQPTTKNVEDDKDRVRNAIIASSTIGGVMFLLIIVLIIFCCIKRCKRYHRRKKESIRMSFEEHLKANGFIEPSLKKEPVMFDDVADRTPSLEDDLEEPGSVYDSLQRPRQPSSVNTNTYISFKTEFSEPEAEEETQLNSEGHQTTASTSKTSDGSQCESTSPLLENISPILIDPNDPFYEEANLYVPRFYASTNNYLHSTPRDLEANILNGLNSAPRKIQRFESEFIPVRDVHGFILPSMTTLHTYHSATLPQNGHVPRIPHRTHTLPHGFSAHHMPDYKSNPAVRSNSMSINHRSSSVGYLGTNPPKKPPRSFQSRDTVSLHSQSSFGEEGGLKLSLPKPGSVDGYGTAV; the protein is encoded by the coding sequence ATGGCACACAGCATAGGCATTTTGATCGTCTTTCTCTTTTTAAGTGCAATAAATGCAGTGGCAATCATGCTGAATTTCGAGTGTACTACATCCAGTGCAGATGCAATAGTGGGCGTGGCTAACTGCTCAAGACAGCACCTAGCCCACGTGCCAGCCAACTTACCACACAACATTCGAGTGCTCGATCTCTCCAACAACCAAATCACACAGCTTCAGGACAATGCGTTTGTGAAGTATGAACTCCTTGAAATGCTGCACCTGCATAATAACAGCCTGTCGAGATTAGAGACGAGGGTGTTCAATCGTTTGCGGAGCGTCATGTACCTCGACTTGTCATACAATAACATTGCCGAGATACCCTCGCAAGCCTTTCGGGACTTGAAATCCTTGCTCACTTTATCCTTACTCGGCAATAAAATTGTCACCATTCATTGGGATGCGTTTGGTGGCATTACGAAATTAACTAATCTGTTTTTATCGGGTAATCACATTCAAAGCATTCATCCTAATGCATTTACTGGATTACGCAATCTACAATACCTGGAACTACAAAATAACGCTCTTTCACAGCTTAATGGTTCTTCTTTGGAATCATTTCAGACAAATCTTAAAGAGATCAAACTCTTCAACAATCCATGGTTTTGTGACTGCAATTTACGATGGTTAATACAGTGGCTCAAAAACAGTAGTGAAACAGATATTCAGCGTCTTCGTTGGAAATTTGGTTCAGAGGAGCCAATGTGTAATGGACCATCTATTATTGATCAAAGACTGTTTTCCAGCTTAACAGGAGAATGGTTTCTATGTCCTATACGAATGTATTCCAAGGCCAGGAACCAAGAAACCTTGGCTGGTGGGGAGGTGGAGCTTTTCTGCAAATATTCAGCTGACCCCCGTGTTGACATTCAGTGGCTGAGAAATGGTCAGCCACTTGACCTGTCACAGAAGCAGAAATACAAAGTGGACTATGAGGGCACAATTATGACAACAAGTCGGTTGTATATCTTTGACTTTGGATACGGTGATATTGGTGAATATGAGTGTTACGCGGAAAATAAACTTGGACGTGCTTTCGATTCCTGTCTGGTTACCATCCAAGGTGTAGATCCATCTATTGCTTTGCAACCaacgacaaaaaatgtggaagatgaTAAAGACCGAGTTAGAAATGCAATAATTGCTTCCTCGACAATAGGTGGTGttatgtttttattgataattgttCTCATCATATTCTGCTGCATAAAAAGGTGCAAACGGTACCATAGAAGAAAGAAGGAGTCCATAAGAATGAGTTTTGAAGAGCACTTGAAGGCTAATGGCTTCATTGAGCCCAGTCTTAAGAAAGAGCCAGTAATGTTTGACGATGTCGCTGACAGAACACCGTCGCTGGAGGATGACCTTGAGGAGCCAGGTTCAGTGTATGATTCCCTACAAAGACCTCGACAGCCCAGCTCTGTCAATACAAACACATACATTTCATTCAAGACAGAGTTCTCTGAACCCGAAGCCGAAGAAGAGACACAGCTCAATTCCGAGGGACACCAAACCACAGCCAGCACTTCCAAGACGAGTGACGGCTCCCAGTGCGAATCTACATCCCCACTGCTAGAAAACATATCACCAATACTCATTGATCCTAACGACCCATTTTATGAGGAGGCAAATTTATATGTGCCACGTTTTTATGCCTcaacaaacaattatttacatTCAACGCCTCGTGATCTGGAAGCTAATATTCTCAATGGCTTGAATTCAGCTCCCAGGAAGATCCAACGCTTTGAAAGTGAATTCATTCCAGTACGTGATGTCCATGGATTTATACTCCCTAGTATGACAACATTACACACTTATCACTCGGCAACCTTGCCACAAAATGGCCATGTGCCTAGGATTCCACACAGGACTCACACATTGCCGCACGGATTTTCAGCACATCACATGCCAGACTACAAATCAAACCCAGCTGTCAGGAGTAACAGTATGTCGATCAATCACCGGAGTTCGTCTGTCGGTTATCTGGGTACAAACCCTCCCAAAAAGCCCCCTCGAAGCTTTCAATCGCGTGACACTGTATCATTACATTCTCAATCAAGCTTTGGCGAGGAAGGAGGTTTGAAACTCTCACTACCTAAACCTGGGTCTGTGGATGGGTACGGAACTGCTGTCTAA